A stretch of Aureispira sp. CCB-E DNA encodes these proteins:
- a CDS encoding AAA family ATPase: MKDDQNAIGGNYKFNHLKVFGSVENFYKNLKTYRRVFDASECRYIYGELSFYNKLFDERDWKCKSRLVCTDVNTGTQICDMKKDLEVKKDQNIVKIQEGWGTANPGWWKKGKYKWDAYLDDQYLGTAYFYINDEGPVTADANPYIAIKNIRLFESALEGTPIKDRKYLKSFNKSTTRYVNAEVTIDILSKTRPLPLNFKFNFYNDIGQHKAYMEYFKEVGDNRTTVTFDTGYGSNKGNYWFEDDYTLEVQFMNELIAVVPFTVAQEEEEMKGEMPFNIGNKVERTATSNNGGSEKPTFEEATAELNALIGLEAVKKQIDEFSTYLKFLKIREEKGFKEDKTFNLHTAFLGNPGTGKTTVAKMLGKIYYSLDLLSKGHVHEVGRVDLVGEYIGQTAPKVQKAIDKARGGILFIDEAYALSDRGDDGKDFGKEVIEVLLKEMSDGKGDIAIVFAGYPKEMQGFISSNPGMSSRISSHIHFSDYVPDELMEIAAYAAEKRDVTINEEAKVLLHKKIVEAYRGRDQHFGNARFVNGIIEECKQNMALRLMKVENFDSLKNEDLSTIILDDIEKAFGITNSKDVHIPVDDAALNEALKELHEMIGLEEVKRDVDEMAKLVRYYTEIGRDVKKAFSMHTVFTGNPGTGKTTVARILVKIYKALGILERGHLVECDRKELVAGYTGQTAIKTSLMIDQAIGGGLFIDEAYSLTQGGQGDFGKEAVETLLKRMEDQRGDFIVIAAGYPEEMRQFLEINPGLMSRFDRTLNFPDYTTEELMEIAHVMFDKENLYLDVEAKEHLKKYIAGMLEHKHKYFGNARSIRKVVKEIVRRQNLRLASLSAEERTSTMMRTVTIEDFKDFKLLDQTDDKPKKGIGFR, from the coding sequence ATGAAAGATGACCAAAATGCCATTGGAGGCAACTATAAATTTAATCACTTAAAGGTTTTTGGCTCTGTAGAGAATTTTTATAAGAATTTAAAGACCTATCGACGTGTTTTTGATGCGTCTGAGTGTCGTTATATTTATGGAGAGCTTTCTTTTTATAACAAATTATTTGATGAGCGAGATTGGAAATGCAAATCTAGATTGGTTTGTACCGATGTAAATACCGGTACACAGATTTGTGATATGAAAAAAGATCTTGAAGTAAAAAAAGATCAAAACATTGTAAAAATTCAAGAGGGCTGGGGAACAGCGAATCCAGGATGGTGGAAGAAAGGAAAGTACAAGTGGGATGCTTATTTGGATGATCAGTACTTGGGAACAGCGTATTTTTATATTAATGATGAGGGACCTGTTACAGCAGATGCTAACCCTTATATTGCCATTAAAAATATTCGCCTTTTTGAAAGTGCGTTAGAGGGAACACCGATTAAGGATAGAAAATACTTGAAGAGCTTTAATAAGTCAACTACTCGTTATGTCAACGCTGAAGTTACGATTGATATTTTGAGCAAAACAAGACCTTTGCCTCTAAACTTTAAATTTAATTTCTACAATGATATTGGGCAACACAAAGCCTACATGGAATATTTTAAAGAAGTTGGAGACAATCGAACAACAGTTACTTTTGATACAGGGTATGGATCTAACAAAGGCAATTACTGGTTTGAAGATGACTACACCTTGGAAGTGCAGTTTATGAATGAACTAATTGCTGTTGTTCCTTTTACAGTAGCTCAAGAAGAGGAAGAAATGAAAGGTGAAATGCCTTTTAATATAGGAAATAAGGTAGAACGAACCGCAACAAGTAATAATGGGGGATCGGAAAAACCTACTTTTGAAGAAGCTACTGCCGAATTGAATGCTTTGATTGGACTAGAGGCGGTAAAAAAACAGATCGATGAGTTCTCAACGTATCTTAAGTTTTTGAAAATTAGAGAAGAAAAAGGTTTTAAAGAAGACAAAACATTTAATCTACACACGGCTTTTCTTGGGAATCCAGGTACGGGAAAGACAACGGTTGCCAAAATGCTGGGCAAGATTTATTACAGCTTAGATTTGTTGTCGAAAGGTCACGTACACGAGGTTGGACGAGTTGATCTGGTAGGAGAGTATATTGGTCAAACAGCACCTAAAGTGCAAAAAGCAATTGATAAAGCAAGGGGAGGTATTTTGTTTATTGATGAGGCTTATGCGCTTTCTGATAGAGGAGATGATGGCAAAGATTTTGGAAAAGAAGTCATAGAAGTATTGCTGAAAGAAATGTCAGATGGAAAAGGAGATATTGCGATTGTATTCGCAGGTTATCCTAAAGAGATGCAAGGATTTATTAGTTCCAATCCTGGTATGAGTTCTCGAATTTCTAGCCATATTCACTTCTCAGATTATGTACCAGATGAATTGATGGAAATTGCTGCGTATGCGGCTGAAAAGCGTGACGTTACCATCAATGAAGAAGCAAAAGTACTGCTTCACAAAAAAATAGTAGAGGCTTACCGTGGTAGGGATCAGCATTTTGGCAATGCTCGTTTTGTCAATGGAATTATCGAGGAGTGTAAGCAAAATATGGCTTTGCGCTTAATGAAAGTGGAAAATTTTGATTCATTGAAAAATGAAGATTTGTCAACGATCATTTTGGATGATATTGAAAAAGCATTTGGAATTACCAATAGCAAAGATGTACACATTCCAGTAGATGATGCTGCACTGAATGAGGCATTAAAAGAGCTACATGAAATGATTGGTTTGGAGGAGGTAAAACGAGATGTGGATGAAATGGCTAAATTGGTTCGCTATTATACGGAAATTGGTCGTGATGTGAAAAAGGCTTTTTCTATGCATACCGTTTTTACAGGAAATCCAGGAACAGGAAAAACAACGGTTGCTCGAATCTTAGTGAAGATTTACAAAGCATTGGGGATTTTAGAAAGAGGTCACTTGGTAGAATGTGACCGAAAGGAATTGGTGGCAGGTTATACTGGACAAACAGCCATTAAAACTTCTTTAATGATTGACCAAGCGATAGGGGGGGGACTTTTTATTGATGAAGCTTATTCTTTGACACAAGGTGGACAGGGCGATTTTGGAAAGGAAGCTGTAGAAACTTTGTTGAAGAGAATGGAAGACCAACGTGGGGATTTTATTGTTATTGCTGCGGGATATCCTGAAGAAATGCGTCAGTTTTTGGAAATTAATCCTGGATTGATGTCTCGTTTTGACCGTACTTTAAATTTTCCAGATTATACAACAGAAGAGTTGATGGAAATTGCTCATGTGATGTTTGATAAGGAAAACTTGTATTTAGATGTAGAGGCCAAGGAACATTTGAAGAAGTATATTGCAGGGATGTTGGAACACAAACATAAGTATTTTGGCAATGCTCGATCTATTCGAAAAGTAGTCAAAGAGATTGTCCGTCGCCAGAATTTGCGGTTGGCAAGTTTGTCTGCCGAAGAAAGAACGTCAACTATGATGCGTACGGTAACAATAGAGGACTTTAAAGACTTTAAATTGTTGGATCAGACCGATGATAAGCCGAAAAAAGGAATTGGATTTAGATAG
- the trpS gene encoding tryptophan--tRNA ligase has protein sequence MSTRKRILSAIQPTGNMHFGNYFGAVQNWVRLQEEYDCVYGVVDYHAMTMPYNPKKLRENTWELLFNLIAVGVEPNNLFIQSLVPEHTELGWIFNCFCSYGRLGRMTQFKDKSVQSKEKAGDDFISAGLFGYPVLQAADILIYKADYVPVGKDQDQHLELTREIADRFNRLVGKEYFVLPQTKYTEIPKVMSTHDPKRKMSKSAGEKHYISVFAEEAKIRKQIKSAVTDTGDTPEGEMSAGVENLFSLLKAAGKIEAHTSLMEDYHNGNLKYSDLKGEVADGLVELSTTFKARKADLLTRKKEIKGQIKASSAEIRKRAQETIREVKELAGLSNVKF, from the coding sequence ATGAGTACCAGGAAACGAATTTTATCAGCTATCCAGCCTACGGGCAATATGCATTTTGGCAATTACTTTGGAGCTGTACAAAATTGGGTGCGTTTGCAGGAAGAATACGATTGTGTGTATGGTGTTGTTGATTACCACGCGATGACCATGCCATATAACCCAAAAAAATTGCGCGAAAATACTTGGGAACTTTTGTTTAATTTGATCGCCGTAGGAGTAGAACCTAATAATTTATTTATTCAGTCTTTGGTGCCTGAACATACCGAATTGGGATGGATTTTTAATTGCTTTTGTTCGTATGGTCGATTGGGACGTATGACGCAATTTAAAGATAAAAGTGTGCAGTCTAAAGAAAAAGCAGGAGATGATTTTATTTCTGCAGGTTTGTTTGGCTATCCTGTTTTACAAGCAGCAGATATCCTAATTTACAAAGCCGATTATGTACCTGTCGGAAAGGATCAAGATCAACACTTGGAGCTAACTAGAGAAATTGCAGATCGTTTTAATAGATTGGTGGGCAAAGAATATTTTGTTTTGCCTCAAACAAAGTATACTGAAATACCTAAGGTGATGTCTACGCATGATCCTAAACGTAAAATGAGTAAAAGCGCAGGTGAAAAACACTATATCTCGGTTTTTGCAGAGGAAGCCAAGATTCGTAAGCAAATCAAGTCGGCTGTGACGGATACTGGAGATACACCAGAAGGAGAAATGAGTGCTGGGGTTGAAAACTTATTTAGCTTGTTAAAAGCAGCAGGTAAAATAGAGGCGCATACTAGTTTGATGGAGGATTACCACAATGGTAATTTGAAATATTCCGACCTAAAAGGGGAGGTAGCCGATGGATTGGTAGAATTGAGTACAACGTTTAAAGCTCGCAAAGCTGACCTTTTGACCAGAAAAAAAGAGATCAAAGGTCAAATAAAAGCTTCTTCTGCCGAAATTCGTAAGCGTGCGCAAGAAACAATACGAGAGGTAAAAGAATTGGCAGGGTTGAGCAACGTAAAATTCTAA
- a CDS encoding TIGR00730 family Rossman fold protein, with protein MKVCVYCASSTKINAAFFEATDKLAKVLVKEEVQVVYGGGGVGLMGQLADTVLAEGGQIQGIMPQFMNEVEWGHKKVLDFVYTQTMHERKAKLIDGVDAVIALAGGTGTLEELLEAITLKKLGLFTKPIIILNTNGYYDPLKEMLERCAEERFMSQEHMKMWSFVDQPEDVIPTIRSTKEWSKNAIKFAAVR; from the coding sequence ATGAAAGTATGTGTTTATTGTGCATCAAGTACAAAAATTAATGCCGCTTTTTTTGAGGCAACTGATAAGTTAGCTAAAGTATTAGTAAAGGAAGAAGTACAAGTTGTATATGGAGGAGGTGGTGTTGGTCTAATGGGGCAGTTAGCGGATACTGTATTAGCAGAAGGCGGTCAGATACAAGGTATTATGCCTCAATTTATGAATGAGGTAGAGTGGGGACATAAGAAAGTATTAGATTTTGTATACACTCAAACGATGCATGAGCGAAAAGCAAAGTTAATTGATGGAGTAGATGCGGTGATTGCATTAGCAGGGGGAACGGGAACTTTGGAAGAGTTGTTAGAAGCAATTACGCTTAAAAAGTTAGGATTGTTTACCAAACCAATTATTATTTTGAACACGAATGGTTATTATGACCCTCTAAAAGAAATGCTAGAACGCTGTGCAGAAGAGCGTTTTATGAGTCAAGAACATATGAAAATGTGGTCTTTTGTTGATCAACCTGAAGATGTAATCCCTACAATTAGGAGTACAAAAGAATGGTCTAAAAATGCAATTAAGTTCGCTGCTGTGAGATAA
- a CDS encoding alkaline phosphatase translates to MKRLLLLILLGMNFQGSAQNFDVEIGPIYGHYTDTTRHFWMLVKPNTQDDPLVDWVTQFNVDLYEYFEQFTEERVRKIERSSMIKDRYILVSGILNIKKPQPAKADISFLIGSCAFPYPFAFWGGKDKEVIFDAMFKHDKDFMLWMGDNVYYLLGEWKQKKRMHKKNLKMRFKPKLRKFLESCPQYATWDDHDFAGNNEHGDYSGKYQSLEIFKDYWANPYYGTDSTLGVFCHFSHADADFFMLDARFYASDSSMLGEGQTKWLKEKLEASTANFKFIVSGTQILSDNPLGEDLGDFANSKADLMNFLKEKDIKGVIFLSGDRHYGELVKLEREGTYPLYEMTSSPLTSLVNPAYTKNNPLRLPETLVLDLNFGKVHLFGQGENRRCRLELLGRTGELFWQQDIFLSEIQ, encoded by the coding sequence ATGAAGAGATTATTATTATTAATATTATTAGGAATGAATTTTCAAGGTTCTGCTCAGAACTTTGATGTAGAGATAGGCCCAATTTATGGACATTATACGGATACAACACGCCATTTTTGGATGTTAGTTAAACCCAACACACAGGATGATCCTTTGGTGGATTGGGTCACTCAGTTTAATGTCGATTTGTATGAATATTTTGAGCAATTTACAGAGGAACGGGTGCGAAAAATAGAGCGCAGTTCTATGATAAAAGATAGGTATATTTTGGTCAGTGGTATTTTGAATATCAAAAAACCTCAACCAGCCAAAGCAGATATTAGCTTTTTAATTGGTTCCTGTGCGTTTCCTTATCCTTTTGCATTCTGGGGAGGCAAAGACAAAGAGGTGATCTTTGATGCTATGTTTAAGCATGATAAAGATTTTATGCTGTGGATGGGAGACAATGTTTATTATCTGCTAGGGGAGTGGAAGCAAAAGAAACGAATGCACAAGAAAAACTTGAAGATGCGTTTTAAGCCTAAGTTGAGAAAATTTTTAGAAAGCTGTCCACAATATGCTACATGGGATGATCATGATTTTGCGGGGAATAATGAGCATGGTGATTACTCTGGGAAATACCAATCGTTAGAAATATTTAAAGACTATTGGGCAAATCCTTATTATGGGACAGATAGTACTTTGGGAGTATTTTGTCATTTTAGTCATGCTGATGCCGACTTTTTTATGCTAGATGCTCGGTTTTATGCTAGTGACAGCAGTATGTTAGGAGAGGGGCAGACCAAATGGTTAAAAGAAAAACTTGAAGCTTCTACAGCTAATTTCAAATTTATTGTATCAGGAACACAGATTTTGTCTGACAATCCATTAGGAGAAGATTTGGGAGATTTTGCTAATTCTAAAGCCGATTTGATGAATTTTTTAAAGGAAAAAGATATCAAAGGGGTTATTTTTTTGAGTGGTGATCGGCATTATGGGGAATTGGTAAAGTTGGAACGAGAAGGAACATATCCTTTGTATGAAATGACGAGTTCTCCTTTGACGTCGTTGGTTAATCCTGCCTACACTAAAAATAATCCTTTGAGATTGCCTGAGACATTGGTCTTGGATCTAAACTTTGGAAAGGTGCATTTGTTCGGTCAAGGAGAGAATCGTCGATGCCGATTGGAGTTACTTGGTCGTACGGGGGAGCTATTTTGGCAGCAAGACATATTTTTATCTGAAATACAATAA
- a CDS encoding OmpA family protein produces MKIIHFFILVFIHSALIAQNLVVNPSFEEGAVCDGSTERIDTVNGWSTVAGNPGYINTNCFLSKESKAFVQGMRLPPASEGQVLSIQKFDIKTECQQSSLSQPLEAGKQYVVQMRVRLPIQFCQQPINEVGVVLSKTPLDQQTERGVLDLPALSLQNNTQTPITKQYEWEEISTIYTAEGGEQFIAIGNFSSNNKGVFENRTQKECTYLFIDVVSVSEFKEQTLVPYTPNMVLKKDQRLLLKEIEFETGSDVLKKSSFTILKTLAKTLKENPNIKIEIISYTHNSLDPTESLTFTKARAKAIAKWLENQEVLGSQLKPIGRGSANAIALNNSKNERQKNERIEIRFIEL; encoded by the coding sequence ATGAAAATTATCCATTTCTTTATTCTAGTTTTTATTCATAGCGCTTTAATCGCTCAAAATCTCGTTGTTAACCCATCTTTTGAAGAAGGAGCTGTTTGTGATGGTAGTACAGAACGTATTGATACGGTTAATGGATGGTCTACTGTTGCAGGAAATCCTGGTTATATTAATACTAACTGTTTTTTATCAAAAGAATCCAAGGCTTTTGTTCAGGGAATGCGCCTGCCCCCTGCTAGTGAGGGACAAGTTTTATCCATTCAAAAGTTTGATATAAAAACAGAATGTCAACAAAGCTCGTTGTCTCAACCTTTAGAAGCAGGAAAACAGTATGTTGTTCAAATGCGAGTTCGTTTGCCTATACAGTTTTGCCAGCAACCTATTAATGAGGTGGGAGTTGTTTTGAGCAAAACGCCATTAGATCAACAGACAGAAAGAGGTGTTCTTGATTTACCTGCTCTAAGCTTACAAAATAACACTCAAACTCCTATTACTAAACAGTATGAGTGGGAAGAAATTTCAACTATATATACTGCTGAAGGTGGCGAACAGTTTATCGCTATTGGCAATTTTAGCTCCAATAATAAGGGCGTGTTTGAAAATCGAACCCAAAAAGAGTGTACTTATTTATTTATTGATGTCGTATCTGTCTCTGAATTTAAAGAACAAACCTTGGTTCCCTATACTCCTAATATGGTATTGAAAAAAGATCAACGCTTGTTGTTAAAGGAAATAGAATTTGAAACTGGGTCTGATGTGCTCAAAAAATCATCTTTTACAATCCTAAAAACATTAGCCAAAACACTTAAAGAGAACCCTAATATAAAAATAGAGATTATTAGTTATACACACAATAGTTTAGACCCTACCGAGAGTCTCACTTTTACAAAAGCCAGAGCCAAAGCAATTGCCAAATGGTTGGAGAATCAAGAAGTTTTGGGGAGCCAACTAAAACCAATTGGACGTGGAAGTGCCAATGCGATTGCCTTAAATAACTCCAAAAATGAACGTCAAAAAAATGAGCGAATTGAAATTCGTTTTATAGAGCTCTAA
- a CDS encoding amino acid--tRNA ligase-related protein, with amino-acid sequence MIANPPLAILEKKRKESSLYPIIEPHLFSQVVNKMRLFFLEKGFLEVHTQNRLSIMAACEDPKTIASYNYHGNVWPLPQTGQMWLEYELLDKPDVPGYFCVSTSYRNEPDPVDGRHCIIFPMFEFELKGGIDEMIKVEGELLEYLGFGKATDFPGGKYDAVAKAYGVKELDREEETQIGKDHGPVFFLTHFPEYTSPFWNMKRNEEDSNISEKVDVLLHGMETIGSAERSCNPQEMKDTFYTIEEGKYAERLFDLFGKERVEAELEEFLQLNFFPRSGGGIGVTRMIRAMQLSGLIEE; translated from the coding sequence ATGATCGCAAATCCGCCGCTGGCAATCTTAGAAAAGAAACGAAAGGAATCTTCATTGTATCCAATCATTGAGCCTCATTTATTTTCACAAGTCGTGAATAAAATGAGGCTCTTTTTTTTGGAAAAGGGTTTCCTAGAAGTACACACTCAAAATCGTTTGAGCATTATGGCAGCATGCGAAGACCCAAAAACCATTGCTAGCTACAATTACCATGGCAATGTATGGCCACTTCCTCAAACTGGACAAATGTGGTTGGAGTATGAATTACTAGATAAACCTGATGTACCAGGTTATTTTTGTGTATCTACTTCTTACCGTAATGAACCAGATCCTGTAGATGGACGCCACTGTATTATTTTTCCAATGTTTGAATTTGAATTGAAGGGGGGAATTGATGAAATGATAAAAGTAGAAGGAGAATTATTGGAATACTTAGGTTTTGGAAAAGCAACGGATTTTCCTGGAGGCAAGTACGATGCAGTTGCCAAAGCATACGGAGTAAAAGAACTAGACAGAGAAGAGGAAACTCAAATAGGAAAAGACCACGGTCCTGTTTTCTTCTTGACACACTTTCCAGAGTACACTAGTCCATTTTGGAATATGAAAAGAAATGAAGAAGATTCTAATATTTCAGAAAAAGTAGATGTTCTTTTACATGGCATGGAAACAATTGGCTCAGCAGAAAGAAGCTGTAACCCACAAGAAATGAAGGATACTTTCTACACCATTGAAGAGGGTAAATATGCAGAACGCTTATTTGATCTATTTGGAAAAGAACGCGTTGAAGCAGAATTAGAAGAATTTTTACAACTAAACTTCTTCCCTCGTTCTGGTGGAGGCATTGGAGTAACGAGAATGATTCGTGCAATGCAACTATCTGGTTTGATTGAGGAATAA
- a CDS encoding dihydroorotate oxidase: protein MSINLNTTIGGIALNSCIYNASGPKCTTKEELENIGKSFSAAILTKSSTLELREGNPSPRYYENDLGSINSMGLPNKGYQFYADLAKNMRQYNKPYFVSVAGLSLENNLTMLQDLSSVDAIDAIELNLSCPNVPGKPQTGYDFERTQHVLDKVCQFDQHTLGIKLPPYFDLIHFRQMAEIINQYPIKFVTCVNSIGNGLVIDIDQEQVVIKPKDGFGGIGGDYIKPTALANVRQFYLLLRDDIDIIGSGGAKTGSDVFEHILCGASAVQIGTQYMKEGASCFERIEKELKNLMLQKNYTSIKDFQGKLQSIK from the coding sequence ATGTCAATTAATTTAAATACCACTATTGGTGGAATCGCCTTGAACAGCTGTATTTATAATGCTTCTGGTCCGAAATGTACCACAAAAGAAGAACTTGAAAATATTGGAAAAAGTTTTTCGGCGGCAATCTTAACCAAGAGTTCTACCCTAGAATTAAGAGAGGGCAACCCTAGTCCTAGATATTATGAAAATGACTTAGGAAGTATCAATTCTATGGGATTGCCCAACAAAGGGTATCAATTTTATGCTGACTTGGCAAAAAACATGAGGCAGTACAATAAACCCTATTTTGTCTCGGTTGCTGGACTTTCTTTAGAAAACAATCTAACCATGCTTCAAGATCTTAGTTCAGTTGATGCCATTGATGCCATTGAATTAAATTTATCTTGCCCCAATGTTCCTGGCAAACCCCAAACAGGTTATGATTTTGAACGTACACAACACGTTTTAGACAAAGTTTGTCAGTTCGATCAGCACACACTAGGCATTAAGTTACCTCCTTATTTTGACTTAATTCATTTCCGCCAAATGGCTGAAATTATCAATCAATATCCTATTAAGTTTGTTACTTGCGTCAACAGTATTGGGAATGGTTTGGTTATTGACATTGACCAAGAACAAGTAGTCATCAAACCTAAAGATGGTTTTGGAGGTATTGGCGGAGACTATATCAAGCCGACTGCATTGGCTAATGTTCGCCAGTTTTATTTACTGCTCAGAGATGATATTGATATCATTGGTTCTGGAGGGGCAAAAACTGGAAGTGATGTATTTGAACATATTCTTTGTGGTGCTTCTGCAGTTCAAATCGGAACTCAATATATGAAAGAAGGAGCAAGTTGTTTTGAACGAATCGAAAAAGAATTAAAAAATTTGATGCTCCAAAAAAATTATACGTCAATCAAAGATTTTCAAGGAAAATTACAATCTATCAAATAA
- a CDS encoding DUF4856 domain-containing protein, giving the protein MKFSSSTLFAAGAALAISFSSCKTDENISYTVPETYNFDNVSYSGQTNRLDMMAEITTYIKTAHVANAPALDAAKLKDMYGDNTGNHFSTTDLNSSTKQLKSKTIATEQANFEAYMDAVAVASQSTGATAASGQAGIAANNAGSKFYLLNENGIELAQVIEKGLMGACFYYQATSVYLGAGKMEVDNNTVTDGKGTAMEHHWDEAFGYFGVNKNFPTTTSDAVFWGKYCNKHEAVYPLNEKMMNAFLKGRAAISAKDMDTRDEQIAVLRKNWELVVAATAIYYLNSVKDDLSTDAAAAYHGLSEVFGFISSLKYGTGASGITEAQVNTILTDLFGSADALQANNYNVTSAKIEAAKTALVGIFTDLSAVKDSL; this is encoded by the coding sequence ATGAAATTTTCATCAAGTACTCTTTTTGCAGCTGGTGCTGCCCTAGCAATAAGCTTTTCTTCTTGTAAAACCGACGAGAATATTTCTTATACTGTTCCTGAAACTTACAATTTTGATAATGTAAGTTATAGTGGTCAAACCAATCGTCTGGACATGATGGCTGAAATTACTACCTACATCAAAACAGCACACGTTGCTAATGCTCCAGCACTAGATGCTGCCAAGCTAAAAGATATGTATGGTGATAATACTGGTAATCACTTCTCAACAACAGATTTGAACAGTTCTACCAAACAATTAAAAAGCAAAACAATTGCTACAGAACAAGCCAATTTTGAAGCATATATGGATGCTGTTGCTGTTGCCAGCCAATCTACAGGTGCAACTGCAGCATCTGGTCAAGCGGGTATCGCTGCTAATAATGCTGGTTCTAAGTTCTATTTGTTAAATGAAAACGGTATTGAGTTAGCACAAGTAATTGAGAAAGGCTTGATGGGAGCTTGCTTTTATTATCAAGCAACATCTGTGTACTTAGGAGCAGGCAAAATGGAAGTAGATAATAACACTGTAACGGATGGTAAAGGAACTGCTATGGAACATCACTGGGATGAAGCTTTTGGCTACTTTGGGGTCAACAAAAACTTCCCTACAACTACTTCTGATGCTGTTTTTTGGGGAAAATACTGCAACAAACACGAAGCTGTTTATCCTTTAAATGAAAAAATGATGAATGCTTTCTTGAAAGGTCGTGCAGCTATTTCTGCTAAAGACATGGATACCCGCGACGAGCAGATTGCTGTTTTGCGTAAAAACTGGGAATTGGTTGTTGCTGCTACTGCTATCTACTACTTAAACAGTGTAAAAGATGATTTGTCAACAGATGCTGCGGCAGCTTATCACGGTCTATCAGAAGTATTTGGCTTTATTAGTTCTTTAAAATATGGTACAGGTGCTAGTGGCATTACAGAAGCTCAAGTAAATACGATTTTAACAGATTTATTTGGTAGTGCAGATGCTCTTCAAGCTAATAACTACAATGTAACTTCAGCTAAAATAGAAGCAGCTAAAACTGCATTAGTTGGTATTTTTACCGATTTATCTGCTGTAAAAGATTCTTTGTAA
- a CDS encoding imelysin family protein has translation MKKTILGAITVFVFLCTFSACKTDSNNACATEFDQLSLLSNIGNNIILPNYQKLAKEADDLDAAASNFATTPTVANLTTLRNILQATWTTWQTASIFEFGPAETEELRLYMNNFPVFVTRLNDAISSGSYDLTTETYSYTRGFPALDYLLYGAASSDNDLINLYSTAPDATNRKQYLKDVTALIKQKTTAVYDAWKTDGANYLNTFTSTEGVANGKPISNLVNQLNQSYELFKNNKLGTPISAKTGYVPLLPENVEAYYSRQSIALALAAIKANKAVFQGFSNGTNGVGLDDYLTATNASKGSEPLHTVIENQYNATINALENLQPNTLHDAINNNLNDVKAAYAAAQNQVVNLKTDMPSALCISITYIDNVDDGD, from the coding sequence ATGAAAAAGACCATTCTTGGGGCAATTACTGTCTTTGTTTTTTTATGTACCTTTTCCGCTTGTAAAACAGATTCTAACAATGCTTGTGCAACAGAATTTGATCAATTGAGTTTGTTATCCAATATTGGCAACAATATTATTCTGCCCAATTATCAAAAACTAGCCAAAGAAGCCGATGATTTGGATGCCGCAGCTAGTAATTTTGCAACAACTCCAACAGTGGCTAATTTAACAACACTAAGAAACATACTTCAAGCAACTTGGACAACTTGGCAAACTGCTTCTATCTTTGAATTTGGTCCAGCAGAAACAGAAGAATTGCGTCTCTATATGAATAATTTTCCTGTCTTTGTTACTCGACTAAATGACGCAATTAGCTCTGGGAGTTATGACTTAACAACAGAAACATACTCTTACACTAGAGGCTTTCCTGCCTTAGATTACTTGTTGTATGGAGCTGCTAGTTCTGATAATGATTTGATCAATTTATATAGTACGGCTCCAGATGCAACGAATAGAAAACAATATTTAAAAGATGTTACTGCCTTAATCAAACAAAAAACTACTGCTGTTTATGATGCTTGGAAAACAGATGGGGCAAACTACCTAAACACTTTTACTTCAACAGAAGGTGTCGCTAATGGCAAGCCGATTAGTAATCTTGTCAACCAATTGAATCAATCTTATGAATTATTCAAAAATAATAAATTGGGGACTCCTATTAGTGCTAAAACAGGCTATGTGCCACTCCTACCTGAAAATGTAGAAGCCTATTACAGCCGCCAGTCTATTGCTTTAGCATTGGCAGCCATCAAAGCCAACAAAGCAGTTTTTCAAGGATTTTCGAATGGCACCAACGGCGTAGGATTAGATGACTATTTAACGGCGACCAACGCTAGCAAAGGCAGCGAACCGTTGCATACAGTTATCGAAAACCAATACAATGCTACTATTAATGCTTTAGAAAATTTGCAGCCTAATACACTGCACGATGCCATCAACAATAACCTGAATGATGTAAAGGCAGCTTATGCCGCTGCTCAAAACCAAGTGGTTAATCTAAAAACAGATATGCCGTCAGCCCTTTGCATTAGCATTACTTATATTGATAATGTAGATGATGGGGATTAA